The segment CACTGCCCGGAATATCAAGTTCTCAAAGGATTTCGTCATCAATATGATGGATGATACTTATATCGAGGCGGTCATCCGGACTGCCGCCGATTATCCCAGCGATGTCGACGAAATAAAAGAGGTGGGCCTGACCGCCACGGCCGCGGACACGGTATCATCGCCCCGGATCGCAGAAGCCCGGGTCTGCCTGGAATGCCGGCTTATCCAGGAAATCGAGTTCGGAACCGGAGAGGACCACCGCTCGGTTTTCTTTGGGGAAGTCCTGCTGTTTCACATTAACGATGCGATCCTGAAAGGAGACTCGGTTGATCCGACCCGCATGAATTTCGTCGGGCGCTTGGGTGTCGGGACCTATTGCCGGACAACGGACATTATCAAAATGAAAAGATAACAACTTCAGGATTACCTCAACTGCGTTGATGCTTCCAAACCCCTTTCTCCCCGACAATTGGGAGATAAACTAATTTTTGAGATTCAATGATTACTAAAATCATCTCAGCAGGACAATCCGGAGCAGATCAGGCTGCTCTGGATGCCGCCATCAAACTCAAGGTGCAACATGGCGGATGGATTTCAAAAGGCAAGCCCACTGAGAAAGGACCGCTTTCTGACACGTACCAGCTTCTCGAGATGGTTACGGAAGATGATACGGAACAATCCATACAAAACGTCATGGCGTCCGACGGCACGCTGATCCTCTCCCACGGCAAGCTGACCGGCCGTTCTGAATTGCACCAAAAACTCATAAAGAAACACACCAGGTCCTGCCTGCATATTGATCTGACCGACAAGCCCATTTTTCTGATCGCGTCCGATGTTTATAGATGGGTGATTCAAAACGCCATTAAAGTGCTGAATGTCACGGGACCGCGGGCCAGCGAGGACCCTGAAATTTATCAGGATACCTTCTATGTAATTGAAGGCGTCCTGCTGTTGAGCCTCCTGAACTCAGGCGCCGGCGGCGGTCTCAGCGACGATGACCTAAGCGAATACTACAACCGGGTGATGACCCTTCCCCGGACGGTGGAACAGGCCGTTAATATCCTTCTGCTGGCGTTGGATAAAGAAACCATGGAAATATTTGCCACCCGGTCGGAGGAGCACTTGAATTATTATCACCGTACCGCCGGAACGCTGATCATTAAACAG is part of the Desulfobacterales bacterium genome and harbors:
- a CDS encoding flavin reductase family protein, which produces MKLKSKDISGRKMHKLLGTVMAPRPIALISTVGEDGIYNAAPYSAVTPVSFKPPVMCVASGMKGNQEKDTARNIKFSKDFVINMMDDTYIEAVIRTAADYPSDVDEIKEVGLTATAADTVSSPRIAEARVCLECRLIQEIEFGTGEDHRSVFFGEVLLFHINDAILKGDSVDPTRMNFVGRLGVGTYCRTTDIIKMKR
- a CDS encoding putative molybdenum carrier protein, producing the protein MITKIISAGQSGADQAALDAAIKLKVQHGGWISKGKPTEKGPLSDTYQLLEMVTEDDTEQSIQNVMASDGTLILSHGKLTGRSELHQKLIKKHTRSCLHIDLTDKPIFLIASDVYRWVIQNAIKVLNVTGPRASEDPEIYQDTFYVIEGVLLLSLLNSGAGGGLSDDDLSEYYNRVMTLPRTVEQAVNILLLALDKETMEIFATRSEEHLNYYHRTAGTLIIKQFKLLEGNEELIESCRKFAGQPEMEAGGAAMLILEILWHSLRQTRH